The nucleotide sequence attatataagaaaaaattgattattttaCCCCAATACACATTATTACATACATTAGAAACACTTAAgacaaagtaaaaacaaaaaaaaaataatattgagaaAAAATCATAAACGTAAAGAAGCCCTAAAAGTGCTGAAGCACTTCGCCTgcttaattattattctattctaCTTTATTTTTCTGATTTATCATTTGAAATCTTATTGTAGTCTAGCttagcaaattttaaaagttatttataaaaagttttaaactgCTAACAAATGGGTAATCAACCCAAATTCGTAACGTGCTAACAGACTTCTGTTTTCGTTtccattttcgttttcttttgcaTTCGCACGTCTTGAAAACGTCATCTCTCGTCCGTCGTCCGTCGCATACACGTACCGATAAACAGATGTCTCACCGAATCTTATATTCAAGAATGGCCCACATCCAACTCTCTGGCCACAGGATGTTCCATATCCGGGTGATGAGACTGACACGAAGAATGACATAGCCAGCGGTAGCGGTTACCATGACGAGGATTCACAGGGTACGCCAGACGGCAGCGGCGGTATACATTATCCGTCATACTTTAAGGACaacaaaggtaataagaactgTACGTATACCAGCGATTTTTttactttccttttaatttaagcattattttatatttagtgattatttattttgttattgttttatttatttactatgtGGTGATTTTTATAAGAAGGTATTACTTAAAGCTGGATTAGAATGCAAGAAATATTCACCTCCACCTGCATGACATTCAAAGTTAACAAACTGCCCCGGTATGCtgtattaagtaaaatatttcagtagTTAGACCcaattttgtgatgtttattcTCGTCTCTGCCATCAACAACTTAGCAGGTGTCTAATGAAGCTGGAGTCTGTAGAGGTATTGATTTTTTACATTTGACCTTTTGGTTTATGTcagtatcatcggcatacgccagcaattgtacgctcttataaaaaattgtggctGAGCAATTAAGCTCTGCGGCTCCCATgatcttttccaacatcaggttaaagtcAAAGGACAGAGGGTTACCTTGTCTGaaactcgtttggtatcaaacggctcataGAGGTATTAATTCTGACGCCGCTCCATGTGTTGAGCAACGCCATTTTGCGCAGCCTTATTCATTTGCGGGGCTACCGAATTCAGACATTGTggcatataggcaactccttttcgtactgtcgaatgcagctacttaaaacaaaaaaacaaaaatcagtgtACCTTCAATTGGTCGTGACGGAtctaatcaaaaaacaaaaaataagaaaaataaaaaaaaaaacataattttttttttcaaaaaatcaaagcgtGATTAATACGGAAGCTCTGTGAAGAGTAAAAGGAGCAAAGTTACATATCTTCAGACGTATTTTTCTGCTCATTCGTTTTCTCGGGTAAATGTTCAGTATTATAAAGTGATTTAGTGCTGCGAGCTGAAAGATTTATTGTGTCCCAAATGTTCCGTAAGTAGAGTTCCTAACGgaggtatgtttgtatgtgtagtGCAAGATTGCGTCGAGTGTTGATGAAGAAGTGAGCCTGGTTAAGATGCCATTAAATTCTAGGACGCGTTTAGCGAATTGCTCGGATTTCTCTAAGCAAAGCTCCATATTTTACCAGAGAAAGGCATTCCTacttgttttgcttatttttccaAACCGTTGCTacatttggttttaattttatataactaaataaatttatttaattcattggttttattttttattattgcatcaAATTTTATGTTGTTGATTCATGCGTTTTCTTCCAATTTTCATATACAACATACATATCCAGGGCAAAAGATATTGCCTGATGTGCTGCAGCATATCGGGGTACGACCAGCCAATATGCCACTCTACGTACGTTGTCCCATCTGTGACAAGGAATTCAAGCAGAAGACAACACTGCTCCAACACGGCTGCATACACATCGAATCGCGTCCGTATCCATGCCCTGAATGCGGCAAACGCTTCCGTCAGCAGTCGCACCTAACGCAACATTTACGAATACATACGAACGAGAAACCGTTCGGTTGTTTGTATTGTCCGCGTTTCTTCCGACAACGTACCATACTGAATCAGGTGAGCGTTTGGCACCGACCTTGCACCTTTTTAAATGCAttcattaataaattattgttctacttataaatttcatatttttttaaccgCTGCAGCATATTCGTATTCACACCGGCGAGAAGCCATACAAATGCGCGCAATGCGGCAAAGATTTCCGACAGAAGGCCATACTGGATCAGCATACACGCACGCACCAGGTAGTTGTAAACTTGTAGATTTGACAAAAAGAAAGGCATAGACACATTTTGGAGTTTATATTTCACCTCATACCCACCACAGTTGTTTAGATAAGAtgtaatttttcgataaaaataatttccacgTCGATTACTTGTATGAAATACCTCAAGCATTTCTCAGATCTcctacataattttattttacttctttctTACCCAACTCCTCGCTAATCTCCTTCCCCTTGCATTCACAGGGCGATCGACCGTTCTGTTGTCCGATGCCGAACTGCCGACGGCGCTTCGCCACCGAAAACGAAGTGACCAAACACATCGACAACCACATGAATCCGAATACAACAAAAGCGCGTCGCCAAACTAACGCGAATAATCCGAATGGCGCCAACGTCAACAATCCGAATGCCAACAGTCATGTCGCCAGTGCAGCGGCATCTGCTGCCGCAGCCGCAGCCGCCGCCAATCATTTGATGAACGAAACCAAGAATGCGGCACAACAATTCCTCAACAATAACAATCCGGCTGCGGGCGGTGGCGATAACAAAGCGAATATATTGCCACGCGCCATGGCGGCCGCGCAAAATGCGGCCATACAACAGTCTGTGGTCAAGAATGAGCTGTACTTCCCGCAGTGTTATGGACCGCCATTCCAGCAGGCGTTTCAAACGCAGGGACAGCCCACAGCGGCGCATAGTGGCGGAGCGGCTACACAGCCGCCAGTAAATGTGACGGTGCCGAACTCGGTGGCGCCAGGGGTGGTGGTGCAACAAAATACGCCCACATCGGTGGTGGCTCAGTGACATCCCACCACAACGACGGCAGCCGCAGCCGCCGCAGCAGCTgtggcggcagcagcagcagctaacAATGTGGCAGCGCAGAGTGGCGGAGTAGTGGTGCCCACAACGGCAAGTGCAAGCAATAATAGCGCGGCGGCACAGCAacaccaacagcagcagcaacaacaacagcaacatcaacaccagcagcagcagcagcagcagcaacaacaacaacagcatgcaCAACATGGCCTTTCACCGCCACAAACAGTTACACTTTCCATAACATTGCCACCAGTAGCACCGCTGCCCAGCGCCACCGCAGCAGCGGCGGCAGCAGCTGCAGCGGCCGTAGCGCATCATCCAGTGCAGGCGCATCAGGCCTCACATGTGGGCGGCGGCGCGAGCATCTGTGGACCGCCAACACATCTGCCGCCAGCGCATAGCGGCGGAGGAGGCGGCGGCGCACTAGGAGTGCAgccaccgccaccaccaccaccacacaCACTGTCACACGCTATTCCTATACATCCCCACATACACTCAATATTCGGATCTCTATGATGTCATCAAGCAGCAGCCTAATTATATGATGAATTTGAGTACATATAACTGAGAAGCcaacaaaaatacaacaactaacaaacaaaaaaaaaaaaacaacaatattgaaaataaatttaaatgagcaCATAAAAACGAATaatgctaaaaattaaaaaataaatttaacttgcAATAACGGTACACCTACTAAACTACGCAAATAGCAGCAAAAACACGCAAATTATTGTAACACCTACTCAGTCACTCACGCAATTTCCGTTACTCCAGTGGAGTGCACTGTTGAGCGCTGATTTCGCTAGATTACACAAAACTGTAttcacacgcatacacatacgATATCtgcatatggatgtatgtataatGTTGCCAAATTAAGCCAACAAAGCGTACACGCCTACTTCTGTTTTTAAATACTACCACACAAAcgcatgcgtacatacatacttatcatTTACGTTGAATGGTTTCAAATGCgaaagaaaatacattttaatcttAGTTGTGTATTTATAATAACAGTAACGCATGAAAAGGCAAAGCGGAGTGTAGTttgaaaatcagaaaatcacaaaaagcaagtaactaaaatacaaaaaatgcgtCTGAATAATTGTACCGTAAAGAGCACTAAATTCTTGTGTGTATTAGGCGTATCTGCATACTACCACTACCAATTACCGTTTTATACTTATACTACTATTTTTAATGCTACATATTTACGACCGTGCGTACTGTGTGAACGAACAATTCTGCAATGACAAACAGAacacttgttttttttctattgtaaaccacttttgatttaattttattttgaacagcAAGAAATGTTAACGAAAATTGctgcaaatat is from Anastrepha ludens isolate Willacy chromosome 4, idAnaLude1.1, whole genome shotgun sequence and encodes:
- the LOC128861947 gene encoding ras-interacting protein RIP3-like, with translation HPTTTTAAAAAAAAVAAAAAANNVAAQSGGVVVPTTASASNNSAAAQQHQQQQQQQQQHQHQQQQQQQQQQQQHAQHGLSPPQTVTLSITLPPVAPLPSATAAAAAAAAAAVAHHPVQAHQASHVGGGASICGPPTHLPPAHSGGGGGGALGVQPPPPPPPHTLSHAIPIHPHIHSIFGSL